ttttttttttttaccaaatttgAATATAGGTAGGTATGGAATGCACTTCAAAAAGCATCTGAAGCGACTctgacaataaatgaataaattactatgaaaaaacacagtggtTTATTTGTCATTCACTGGTTTCTGACTTAAAAAGAAACTTTCACAATCCCTAACAAGAATAACAAAACTGAAAGGCagatgatacatcaggggcaatttggggttcagtatcctgcccaaggacactttgacatgctgaggagccagggatcaaaccactgacTTTACGGTTAGTGGGCGACCCGCTTTACCACCTGAGCCCCAAACAACGATGATGATGAATCCTTGAAacccaagtaaaaaaaaaaaaaaaaccccacataaTTTAAACGTACTACTAAGTGTTTCAGGGatttaaacagcagcagcattatCAATTGTTGAGTACCTCAGGGTTGCTGTCCTGTGTCTCCTCGTTGTGCAGCAGTCGTACAACCTTTCCTGAGGAGTTGAGGCTGACGTAGACCTGGAGACAGGGGTAACGGGAACTCTTCCAGCACTCTGTTCCACAGCTGTACGAGCAGTTTACATCCCACATGATGGTGGAGTTCACAATAGTGCAGTTAGCCTCATCTGTCCACACACTGTAGAAAAAGATAGTGATTTCCACTTGATGCGGGATCATATCTTAGCTTTGTAGTGTGCTTTATGAGAATATTTTTAAGGGTTTAGTAACAAGTTAGTCATTGTGTATGAGGATGCAGTTTTACACAACTTTTGGTCCAATAATTACTATACATGTACACGAAAAACTGAGCatgcatttgttgtgtttcaaACTGAAAGTGTTGTTACCTGTCAGAGTAGGAGCGCAGTATGGTGATTCCAAGCACAAAGTACATCATGACAGAGAAGAAGACCATGCTGAGGCCCAGCAATATGGCTCTgtcctctcctgctctcagaGCTGTCACTGTCTTCCTCTTGTCCAGGACCTCATACTCCCGAATCTTCTGGTAGATGGATCTGAAGAAGGTTAGCATTAAcagttttctctcattttgccaCCTGTCCTTGTCAAGCTTTGGATAAGGTGCCCAATAGGACAAGTTCTCAGCTAACTCTGCAGAGTCCTTATGTCTACCAATGTAATACCTGCCTCTTTTGTTTACCATGAGATTAGTTCATTTTCCAGGAGTTAAGCACTCTACAGAAGGCTCATGGGATAGTGATGGCAGCCCAGTCTATTTTGTTTAATTACATAAAGTTTTGGGTTAAATATTACAAGCATTTGACATCCTGTAATGCATAAGCATGAATTCTAAACTGTCTGCCTGTGACTTTATCATCTTTTAATGCATCTCCAGTATGTATGTGGTCCCAGGTACCTTAGAGAATCGTTAACCTCCTAATGGGATCCTCCAATAAAGTCTTGCTAGTTCCTAAGTTGAGGCCAAATGTGAACGTATCCCTGGGCCTCAAAATAACCAACATGACACCAGGTAGGTAAaccttttgtcttctttttaagTCACCTCTTAAAACCCATTTCTGAAAGTAGCGTGCTGTTATTCCCTCCGCCAAGGAAGTTACGTTTCCACCAGTGTCTTTTTGTTAGTTTGTCTGTCAGGATTACTCAAAAAGTACtcaaccgatttgcaccgaacttggtggagggatggggcatgggctaGGAAAGAACCAATTAAactttggggcagatctggatcattttctataaatttgaattttttttctctgaagtctgacGTAtattgtttgacactggccttggcggaggtgtGGGCTGTCTGAGTACCCTTCTAGTTTTTGTTATGCATTACAGGAATTACACTCATCTTTTATTCTTAAATTATCGTGTATTTATCTAATATTCTGCATTTTAAGTAGATCTTTCTGAGTTTTATTACTTTCATGTTTCTCACTCTTATAATGCATGACGTGATGCACTCCTTCAGCTCTTGAATTTACTGACAAGAGCTGATGACGAGAGCTATTTATAATGCACACACTTCAGCTACTGTATCTCTGGCAGTTCAGTTTCATCTCCAACTGCTTTCATCACTACACTTCAATTTGTAATTTAAGTGTGATCCTCTCTTACTTTCTAGAGACGTTTTTACTGCTTTCAGCCTCTACGCATCAACTGACCTTTCATCTAAATTTTACCCTCcaactgacatttcagctgCTGCCACTGGTTACATACCAGCTGACACTTGAATTATTTACAGTGCACATACTTAAACTCTCTTTGGCACTTAAACTTCAactgtaattgtattttttttatcattaacagTTCAACTGCCTCATGTCTTTctcttaaaatgacattttagcTACTTTTATCTCTTACACTTCAGCTGGAAGTCCAACTGCGTTCAATGCTTTACTCTTCAAATATTAGCTCTGCTTCTTTCAGTGCTAAAATACAAACTGGCAATTCAACTGCCTACAAGGCTTACCCTTGAAattgaaattacatttcaaatacaCTTCAAAAGACACGTCAGATCTTCAGATTCAACatttca
This genomic interval from Xiphias gladius isolate SHS-SW01 ecotype Sanya breed wild chromosome 6, ASM1685928v1, whole genome shotgun sequence contains the following:
- the si:ch211-247n2.1 gene encoding calcium-activated potassium channel subunit beta-2, which encodes MFLWAGSKATNGRSDRRSIYQKIREYEVLDKRKTVTALRAGEDRAILLGLSMVFFSVMMYFVLGITILRSYSDSVWTDEANCTIVNSTIMWDVNCSYSCGTECWKSSRYPCLQVYVSLNSSGKVVRLLHNEETQDSNPECFYIPKCHKDYAATHAIVQNISERLRSQHTVQCFVDPKDRIDSAILTQIYGRVAVFHSLFWPTCTLIGGTLIIAMVKLTQYLSIMCERLSHIKR